The Atribacterota bacterium genome contains the following window.
TTCTCTTTTCTCATAAAATTTAATAAGAAAGCGAAGAATTTTTTAGAAGACTGTGCTATAGTACAATTTTTTAATTTATATATACAAACATAATAAATCATTATATTATTAATGTTATATATATTAAAATATTTTATTTTTTAGTTATTTTATTATGAGTATTTTTCTTGTTCCTTTTTATATGCCTTTTCTCTCATCAAATTCTTATAGTCTCTCTCCTGAAAAGTATATCTAAAGTTAGTATGAATATCATAGGTACCTTCAATTAAAGCCACTACATCCTCTACAAAGACTAATTCTTCATCAGTTGGAATAACAAATATTTTTATCTTTGAATCAAAAGCAGAGATGTCAGATTCTTTATTTCTAGTTCGTGCTAATTTATTCTTCTCGGGATCATATTTAATTCCTAAGGTTTCCAATCCATCTAATACCTTGGCACGAATAACATTACTCATTTCACCAACTCCTGCAGTAAAAATAAGGGCATCCAACCTACCCAAAACTGCTGTATAAGCGCCAATATATTTTTTCAATCTATAAACTTCCATTTCTATAGCAAGTTTTGCTCTTTCTTCTCCTTTTTCAGCAGCTTTTATTACATCTCTTCTATCTATATATTTCCCAGTAATTCCCAATAATCCACTTTTTTTATTTAATATTGTATCAATTTCTTTGGGAGAATAATTTTCTTTCTGCATAACATAGAAGTCTAAAGCAGCATCATGATCGCCTGCTCTGGTACCCATAATAGCACCTTCTAAGGGAGTGAATCCCATGCTGGTATCGTATGATAAACCATTTTTTACTGCATTTACACTTACTCCATTTCCTATGTGGCAACTAATAATATTACATTGAAAAGGATCTTTCTGTAAAAGTACTGCTGCCCTTTTTGCTACATATAATAAAGAAGTGCCATGAAAACCATATCTTCTAATTCTATATTTTTCGTACCACTCATAAGGGACGGCATATGTATATACATACGGTAGCATGGTTTGATGCCAGGCAGTATCCATTATAGCAGCATGTGGTATATCTGGTAATAGTTCCATAGCTGCTTCTATTCCCATAATATTAGGAGGATTATGTAAAGGAGCAAGCACTGCTAACTCTTTAAAAGTGTCTAAGACTTCTTGATTAATAAGAACAGACTTAGAAAATTTTTCACCTCCGTGTACTACCCTATGGCCGATGGCAGAGATATCAGACAATTGTTTGATAGCTCCATGCTTCGGATGGATTAGAGTTTCAATTATTAACTTTATTGCTTCCTTATGAGTGGGGCAATCATGTTGTAAGGTTATCTTTTCTCTATGATTAACTTCATGAACGCAAAAAGAATCTCCTATAGTCACTCTTTCCACAATTCCTTTAGCAATTATCTCTTTTTTAGCCCAATTGTATAGCTGGTATTTTACAGATGAACTACCACAATTAAAAGATAGGATAATCATACTCCTTTTACTCCTTTATTTAGATATTTTATTAAAAAAGATCATGAATTTACCAAGTCTCTTTCTATACTTTTCCCACTATTAAATAAAAAATAGATTATAGAAAGCCTATTCCTATAATTCATCACCTATAAAATGGTAATCTACTTTAAATATTGCAACTTTATAATGAATGCATTTCTGGAAATCTAGAATTGATAAAACCAGTTTTTATTATACCAACCTTAAAATAGAATGGCAATTTTTAAAACATTAAAGTAAATGATTAACTATTTCTTTTTTTGAAATATTTAATCCAATCATACCAGTATTTATAGCTGATAACACCCATATTACCCATATAAAACAAAATAAGATGAACATGTCCAATATAAAATTTATACAATATATATGGTAATAAGATTAAAAACCCCAGTAGAACTGTAATATAATTATCTTGCCTTTTCAAATCCTTTGGTTTTAAGAAGGTAAATAATAGAAAGGTAATTCCAAGAATAGTCAGTGCTTCCCATTTTGTTAGCACAGTCCAGGCACCAAAGGAAGTTGCTATTGCTTTTCCGCCTTTAAATCTTAGAATAGGGGAAAAAGCATGCCCCAAAATTCCAAAAAATGCAATAATTGAGATTAACAGTTCATCATGAATAATATCATTGGTAATAAATAAAATCAGTGGAAAAATCCCTTTAAAATAATCTAATAGCAATCCAATAATACCAAACTTTATACCTTTAGCTCTCCAGAGATTGGTCAAGCCAGGATTCCTATCACCAATCAGACACAAATTAATTCCTAGTAATTTCGCTATAAGGTAAGAATACATGATAGATCCAGACAAAAATTGTAAAATAATTGCTAGTAAACTATACATTTATTTTTC
Protein-coding sequences here:
- a CDS encoding glycerol-3-phosphate acyltransferase; this encodes MYSLLAIILQFLSGSIMYSYLIAKLLGINLCLIGDRNPGLTNLWRAKGIKFGIIGLLLDYFKGIFPLILFITNDIIHDELLISIIAFFGILGHAFSPILRFKGGKAIATSFGAWTVLTKWEALTILGITFLLFTFLKPKDLKRQDNYITVLLGFLILLPYILYKFYIGHVHLILFYMGNMGVISYKYWYDWIKYFKKRNS
- a CDS encoding acetate kinase — translated: MIILSFNCGSSSVKYQLYNWAKKEIIAKGIVERVTIGDSFCVHEVNHREKITLQHDCPTHKEAIKLIIETLIHPKHGAIKQLSDISAIGHRVVHGGEKFSKSVLINQEVLDTFKELAVLAPLHNPPNIMGIEAAMELLPDIPHAAIMDTAWHQTMLPYVYTYAVPYEWYEKYRIRRYGFHGTSLLYVAKRAAVLLQKDPFQCNIISCHIGNGVSVNAVKNGLSYDTSMGFTPLEGAIMGTRAGDHDAALDFYVMQKENYSPKEIDTILNKKSGLLGITGKYIDRRDVIKAAEKGEERAKLAIEMEVYRLKKYIGAYTAVLGRLDALIFTAGVGEMSNVIRAKVLDGLETLGIKYDPEKNKLARTRNKESDISAFDSKIKIFVIPTDEELVFVEDVVALIEGTYDIHTNFRYTFQERDYKNLMREKAYKKEQEKYS